A genomic stretch from Chitinophagaceae bacterium includes:
- a CDS encoding ABC transporter ATP-binding protein — MKLLIKYLAPYKALIALTMALAGINIGFSLIDPILFGKLINLANQHQGIEKPPTHNFDWNRFFTSFTWKEPGVFFVLTASISVAMVSRIAKAFQDYFQSLTTQKFGAKVFTDGLMHAMKLPYQDFEDQRSGETLSILTKVRTDTEKFVSAFINILFPVIIGIIIVAVYASSIHWTLPFIYFGGIILLVIISNALSKKVKAVQKTIVAQTTQLAGATTESLRNIELVKSLGLTEQEVTRLNKNTFKILGLELTKVKRIRSISFIQGTFVNTLRQGILFMLMWVIYEGKMDAGQLVTMQIFSFFVFGPLQEIGNILLSYREAEASITNFHKLMEKKPEATPASPLHLGDIQTLKFNGVSFKHQTAGPNAVTNINFDVKVGETVAFVGPSGSGKTTMMKLLVGLYRPQQGNILYNGMDENSINFEDLRNQIGFVTQDTQLFSGTIKENLLFVNPNADDALLNDVLNKASCQRLLSRAENGLETMIGEGGLKLSGGEKQRISIARALLRKPRLLIFDEATSSLDSITEEEITSTIRDISSERNQITILIAHRLSTIMHADRIYVLEGGDVVETGSHQALLEEKGLYYAMWRQQIGERKKIVAVAQ; from the coding sequence ATGAAATTACTCATCAAATATCTTGCGCCGTATAAAGCGTTGATAGCCCTCACCATGGCATTGGCAGGCATCAATATCGGATTCTCATTGATTGACCCCATTCTTTTTGGTAAGCTGATCAATCTCGCCAATCAGCACCAGGGAATTGAAAAACCTCCAACACATAATTTTGACTGGAACAGGTTCTTCACTTCTTTCACATGGAAAGAGCCGGGTGTATTCTTTGTTTTGACTGCTTCCATTTCCGTTGCAATGGTTAGCCGTATTGCAAAAGCCTTCCAGGACTATTTCCAAAGTTTAACCACGCAGAAATTTGGAGCAAAAGTTTTTACTGATGGCTTGATGCATGCTATGAAACTTCCCTATCAGGATTTTGAAGATCAGCGAAGCGGTGAAACACTTTCCATTTTAACCAAGGTGAGAACAGATACAGAAAAATTTGTATCAGCATTTATCAATATTCTTTTCCCGGTTATCATTGGAATCATCATTGTTGCCGTTTATGCTTCTTCCATTCACTGGACTTTACCTTTTATTTATTTTGGCGGAATTATTTTACTCGTTATCATTTCAAATGCTCTCAGTAAAAAAGTAAAAGCTGTACAAAAAACAATTGTAGCACAAACAACACAGCTTGCAGGGGCAACAACTGAAAGTCTCCGCAACATTGAACTGGTAAAAAGCTTAGGCCTAACAGAACAGGAAGTAACACGGCTCAATAAAAATACATTCAAAATACTCGGGCTTGAATTAACCAAAGTAAAACGGATCCGCAGCATCAGTTTTATACAGGGCACATTTGTAAACACATTGCGACAGGGTATTTTATTTATGCTGATGTGGGTGATTTATGAAGGCAAGATGGATGCAGGACAACTGGTAACCATGCAGATCTTTTCATTCTTTGTATTTGGACCTTTGCAGGAAATCGGCAACATTCTTCTTTCTTACAGGGAAGCAGAAGCTTCCATCACCAACTTTCATAAGCTGATGGAAAAGAAGCCGGAAGCAACTCCTGCCAGTCCATTGCACCTTGGCGATATTCAAACGCTGAAGTTTAATGGAGTTTCTTTCAAGCACCAAACTGCAGGACCGAACGCAGTTACCAATATCAACTTCGATGTAAAGGTTGGTGAAACTGTTGCCTTTGTGGGTCCATCAGGTTCAGGTAAAACAACGATGATGAAATTGCTGGTGGGTTTGTACCGTCCTCAGCAGGGAAATATTTTATACAATGGTATGGATGAAAATTCCATCAACTTTGAAGACCTGCGCAACCAGATTGGTTTTGTAACACAGGATACACAGCTGTTCAGCGGTACCATCAAAGAAAATTTATTGTTTGTGAATCCAAATGCAGATGATGCATTGCTTAACGATGTGCTGAATAAGGCAAGCTGCCAGCGTTTATTATCCAGGGCAGAAAATGGTTTGGAAACGATGATTGGTGAAGGCGGCTTAAAATTAAGCGGTGGAGAAAAACAACGTATCTCCATTGCCCGTGCTTTATTACGCAAACCAAGATTACTGATCTTTGATGAGGCAACTTCTTCGCTTGATTCAATAACTGAAGAAGAAATTACTTCTACCATCCGTGATATTTCATCTGAAAGAAACCAGATCACTATTTTAATAGCACACCGTTTGTCAACTATCATGCATGCTGACAGGATCTATGTACTGGAAGGCGGAGATGTGGTTGAAACAGGGTCGCACCAGGCTTTACTGGAAGAAAAAGGTTTGTATTATGCCATGTGGCGCCAGCAGATTGGTGAACGTAAAAAAATTGTAGCAGTTGCTCAGTAA
- a CDS encoding glycosyltransferase family 2 protein has translation MLVCGFSFIRNGEKFDFPFEQALRSILPLCDKVVVAVGKSEDHTVEKVRAIDTKIEVIETVWDDSHKSGGRVFALETDKAFQAISPEYDWAFYIQGDEVIHEADYPAIRKAMEEQLNNRKIDGLLFNYVHFFGSYNYVGAKYSWYRREVRIIRNSKDFFSYRDAQGFRKKPNEKLRVKLIDASVYHYGWVRNPNALQMKINDNIHIYKGDDAGSYFEELSKSVYDYQSAGEPVEPFRGTHPAVMKERIELQNWPFQPDMNLKYVSLKDKLKRVIFRLTGWFPMEYRNYKKV, from the coding sequence ATGCTGGTTTGCGGATTCTCTTTTATTCGGAATGGTGAAAAATTTGATTTTCCTTTTGAGCAGGCGCTCAGATCAATTCTGCCACTTTGTGACAAAGTGGTTGTTGCTGTTGGAAAGTCAGAAGATCATACAGTTGAAAAAGTAAGGGCAATTGATACTAAAATTGAAGTGATTGAAACTGTGTGGGACGATTCTCATAAATCAGGAGGCAGAGTTTTTGCACTTGAAACAGATAAAGCATTTCAGGCAATTTCGCCAGAATATGACTGGGCTTTTTATATACAGGGAGATGAGGTTATACATGAAGCTGACTATCCTGCAATCCGGAAAGCAATGGAGGAACAGTTGAATAACAGAAAAATTGACGGATTGCTGTTTAACTACGTTCATTTTTTTGGATCATATAATTATGTGGGTGCAAAATATTCCTGGTACAGAAGAGAGGTGAGGATTATCAGGAATAGCAAAGATTTTTTTTCGTACAGGGATGCACAGGGTTTCAGAAAAAAACCAAATGAAAAGTTGCGGGTTAAACTTATTGATGCATCAGTTTATCATTATGGCTGGGTAAGAAACCCCAACGCACTGCAGATGAAGATCAATGATAATATTCATATTTATAAAGGAGATGATGCAGGATCCTATTTTGAGGAGTTGAGTAAATCAGTGTACGATTACCAGTCGGCCGGGGAGCCGGTAGAACCGTTCAGGGGTACACACCCTGCCGTAATGAAAGAACGGATAGAATTACAGAACTGGCCTTTTCAGCCCGATATGAATTTAAAGTATGTATCATTGAAAGATAAGCTGAAGAGGGTGATTTTCAGGCTTACCGGATGGTTTCCTATGGAGTACAGGAATTATAAAAAAGTATAA
- a CDS encoding glycosyltransferase — protein sequence MNQPFVSIVLCTYNGALYIEEQVHSILDQTYRNIELIIVDDMSTDTTKELVLEIAKTDDRIRFSQNEKNLGYNLNFNYACSISRGELIAIADHDDIWVPEKIEILVNVIQRKKETLLVHGISARFSENKKPSIKSIRLVNFHEGNDPRMLFLYNPISGHNMLFRKELLNVALPFPKDVYYDWWLAVKACCIGNIVHVNQILVWHRVHDSNATGAAKPKTPFYKQALINLGYFITIPEMNQDAKNMANYLYSEYKKFPDNKIRVKFFLYVMKHARTFFAHKKRLFPWFSYIKHSMRVTSVKAHA from the coding sequence ATGAATCAACCTTTCGTGTCAATTGTTTTGTGTACTTATAATGGAGCTTTGTATATTGAAGAGCAGGTTCATTCAATACTTGATCAAACATACAGGAACATTGAACTGATTATTGTTGATGATATGTCAACAGATACAACAAAGGAGCTGGTTCTGGAAATAGCAAAGACAGATGACCGGATAAGGTTTAGCCAGAATGAAAAAAATCTTGGATATAATCTGAATTTTAATTACGCCTGTAGTATCAGCAGAGGTGAGTTAATAGCCATTGCTGATCATGATGATATCTGGGTGCCGGAAAAAATTGAAATACTGGTGAACGTTATACAGAGGAAAAAGGAAACATTGCTTGTACATGGTATTTCGGCAAGATTTTCTGAAAATAAAAAACCGAGTATAAAGAGTATAAGGCTTGTCAATTTTCATGAAGGGAATGATCCCCGGATGTTATTTCTGTACAACCCTATTTCCGGGCATAATATGCTGTTCAGAAAAGAATTGCTGAACGTTGCACTTCCGTTTCCCAAAGATGTTTATTACGATTGGTGGCTGGCAGTTAAAGCATGCTGCATTGGAAATATTGTGCATGTGAACCAGATTCTTGTGTGGCACAGGGTTCATGACAGTAATGCAACCGGAGCCGCCAAGCCCAAAACACCTTTTTACAAGCAGGCATTAATTAACCTGGGCTATTTTATCACTATTCCTGAAATGAACCAGGATGCAAAAAACATGGCAAATTATTTATACAGTGAGTATAAAAAATTCCCTGATAATAAAATCCGGGTCAAATTTTTTCTGTATGTAATGAAACATGCAAGAACGTTCTTTGCACACAAGAAGAGGCTGTTCCCATGGTTCTCATATATTAAGCATTCAATGCGGGTTACTTCAGTAAAAGCACATGCCTAA
- a CDS encoding glycosyltransferase family 2 protein, with amino-acid sequence METQQSITGISVVIPNYNGSNLLPKIIPPCIRALQNTKLPYEIIVADDCSTDNSTEILQKEFPQIIISTAAVNSGFSVTANRGISSATYNWVLLLNSDVILEPDYFQPLLKYTTQEKLFAVMGRIIGWDDDIIQDGAKYPVKHGSKIKTSQNYILADEQLMRNGVLTMYVSGANAFINKTVFSLIGGFNELFSPYYIEDTELSIRGWRLGYSSVYEHFAVCRHKTSSTISTAGRKKTVDIIYRRNKMFLHSIHLDGITRTGWAVQQVFEMLGQLLLLRSSLLAAFIQFIKKYPAVKQSRDNMKRISAGNELLSVKFVFKKIRGSIKTQKKLFRY; translated from the coding sequence ATGGAAACGCAGCAATCAATAACAGGAATCTCAGTTGTGATACCCAATTACAATGGCAGCAATCTTCTGCCCAAAATCATCCCTCCTTGTATCAGGGCTTTACAAAACACGAAACTCCCTTACGAAATCATTGTTGCTGATGATTGTTCAACTGACAATTCAACAGAAATTCTACAAAAAGAATTTCCTCAAATAATTATTTCAACTGCTGCTGTTAACAGCGGGTTTTCAGTTACAGCAAACCGGGGCATTTCTTCTGCAACTTATAATTGGGTATTATTATTAAACAGCGATGTAATACTGGAACCGGATTATTTTCAGCCACTGCTCAAATACACAACACAGGAAAAACTGTTTGCTGTAATGGGAAGAATCATTGGCTGGGATGACGATATTATTCAGGATGGGGCAAAATATCCTGTAAAGCATGGCAGCAAAATAAAAACATCACAAAATTATATACTGGCAGATGAACAGTTAATGAGAAATGGAGTGCTGACGATGTATGTATCAGGTGCAAATGCTTTTATAAATAAAACAGTTTTCTCTTTAATTGGCGGCTTTAACGAATTGTTCTCACCATACTATATAGAAGATACGGAACTGTCCATCAGAGGATGGCGGCTTGGATACAGTTCAGTATATGAACATTTTGCTGTTTGCCGTCATAAAACATCATCCACCATTTCTACTGCCGGAAGAAAAAAAACTGTTGACATTATTTACCGGCGAAATAAAATGTTTCTTCACTCCATACACCTCGATGGTATTACAAGAACCGGCTGGGCAGTGCAACAGGTCTTTGAAATGCTTGGTCAGCTTCTTCTGCTCAGAAGCAGTTTACTTGCAGCCTTTATTCAATTTATAAAAAAATACCCTGCTGTAAAACAAAGCAGGGATAACATGAAAAGAATAAGTGCAGGAAATGAATTGCTGTCTGTTAAGTTTGTATTCAAAAAAATCAGGGGTTCAATTAAAACTCAAAAAAAACTGTTCCGTTATTAG
- a CDS encoding glycosyltransferase family 4 protein, with the protein MSKYIPDADITFATAWQTANWLNDYPASKGKKMYLIQHFEDWSGTKEEVEATWKMPLYKIVIARWLKEYANSIGETAHIVNNGLDFDYLGIITPIEKRNPFRLMMMSHHLAWKGTADGLTAVKSVKEKFPQLSLILFGVDDAPKDLPDWIEYHQNPKDIKKLYNDASIFLSTSWAEGWALPPAEAMQCGCAVIATEIGGHSDYGINGKDLLLAPVKDPCGFAAVIISLLENNQLRIQIAKSGNQTIQKYTWDAAYQNLKLHF; encoded by the coding sequence TTGAGTAAATACATTCCTGATGCAGATATTACATTTGCCACTGCATGGCAAACAGCAAACTGGTTGAATGATTATCCCGCTTCAAAAGGAAAAAAAATGTATCTCATTCAGCATTTTGAAGATTGGTCGGGCACAAAAGAAGAAGTGGAAGCTACCTGGAAAATGCCGCTTTATAAAATTGTTATCGCCCGGTGGCTAAAGGAATATGCAAATAGTATTGGTGAAACAGCGCATATCGTAAACAACGGACTTGATTTCGATTATTTAGGTATTATAACTCCAATTGAAAAACGAAACCCTTTCAGGTTAATGATGATGAGTCATCATCTTGCATGGAAAGGAACTGCAGATGGTCTCACTGCAGTTAAATCAGTAAAAGAAAAATTTCCTCAGCTTTCACTTATACTCTTTGGTGTTGATGATGCACCAAAGGATCTGCCCGACTGGATTGAATACCATCAGAACCCAAAGGATATAAAGAAACTGTACAATGATGCTTCCATTTTTTTATCGACAAGCTGGGCAGAAGGCTGGGCACTTCCGCCTGCAGAAGCCATGCAATGCGGCTGTGCTGTTATTGCAACAGAAATTGGAGGGCACAGCGATTACGGAATTAATGGGAAAGACCTGCTGTTAGCACCGGTAAAAGATCCCTGCGGCTTTGCAGCAGTCATTATTTCGCTTCTTGAAAATAACCAGCTCCGCATACAAATTGCCAAATCAGGGAATCAAACAATACAGAAATACACATGGGATGCTGCCTATCAAAACCTGAAGCTGCATTTCTAA
- a CDS encoding YifB family Mg chelatase-like AAA ATPase, with product MLVKTFGSAVYGVNAITITVEVSVSNGKYFYMVGLPDNAVKESEQRVESALKTTGHYFPRTKVIVNLAPADIRKTGTAFDLPIAIGILGATEQIENPERLSEYVIMGELSLDGSIQPIKGALPIAIQARKENFKGLIVPKQNAKEAGMVNNLNVYGVSHISEVINFFKDETSLQPIVVNTREEFFNDQYNFEFDFSDVKGQKNIKRALEIAAAGSHNAILIGPPGAGKTMLAKRLPTILPPLSLQEALETTKIHSVAGKLPENSTLISKRPFRSPHHTISDVALVGGGTNPQPGEISLAHNGVLFLDELPEFKRTVLEVMRQPMEERRVTISRAKIAIDFPASFMLISSMNPCPCGFYNHPEKECTCPPGAVQKYLNKISGPLLDRIDLHVEVTPVPFSELSRVEDGETSAIIRDRVIIARDIQAERYKGVDGVYANAQISSKQLKEICVITQAGQTLLKAAMDKLNLSARAYDRILKVSRTIADLAQSADIKIEHLAEAIQYRSLDREGWAG from the coding sequence ATGCTTGTTAAAACCTTTGGAAGCGCTGTGTACGGAGTGAATGCCATTACTATAACGGTAGAGGTGAGTGTTTCCAATGGAAAATATTTTTACATGGTTGGTTTGCCAGACAATGCAGTAAAAGAAAGCGAACAGCGTGTAGAAAGTGCTTTAAAAACAACCGGTCATTATTTCCCCCGCACCAAGGTTATTGTGAATCTTGCTCCTGCTGATATCCGCAAAACAGGAACTGCCTTTGATCTTCCCATTGCCATCGGCATATTGGGAGCCACCGAGCAGATTGAAAATCCTGAACGTTTAAGTGAATATGTGATCATGGGTGAACTGAGTTTAGACGGAAGCATTCAACCCATCAAAGGTGCATTGCCCATTGCTATCCAGGCACGCAAAGAAAATTTTAAAGGATTGATTGTTCCCAAACAAAATGCAAAGGAAGCCGGAATGGTGAACAACCTGAATGTATATGGAGTATCGCATATCAGTGAAGTGATCAATTTCTTTAAAGACGAAACTTCTTTACAACCAATCGTTGTAAATACAAGAGAAGAATTTTTTAACGACCAGTATAATTTTGAATTTGATTTCAGTGATGTAAAAGGACAAAAGAATATTAAACGGGCATTGGAAATTGCAGCAGCAGGAAGTCATAATGCAATTTTAATTGGCCCACCCGGTGCAGGAAAAACCATGCTGGCAAAACGTTTGCCCACCATTCTTCCTCCATTGAGTTTGCAGGAAGCGTTGGAAACAACCAAGATTCACAGTGTGGCAGGAAAGCTTCCGGAGAATTCTACTTTAATTTCCAAACGTCCGTTCCGTTCACCTCATCATACAATTTCTGATGTTGCTTTAGTTGGTGGCGGCACCAATCCGCAACCCGGTGAAATTTCACTGGCGCATAACGGTGTGTTGTTTTTAGATGAGTTACCTGAGTTCAAAAGAACGGTGCTGGAAGTGATGCGCCAACCAATGGAAGAAAGAAGAGTAACAATATCAAGAGCAAAAATCGCCATTGATTTTCCTGCATCCTTTATGCTGATCTCTTCTATGAATCCTTGTCCATGTGGATTTTACAATCATCCCGAAAAAGAATGCACCTGTCCGCCGGGTGCTGTTCAAAAATATCTCAACAAAATTTCCGGTCCTCTTTTAGACCGTATTGATCTGCATGTGGAAGTAACCCCTGTTCCTTTCAGCGAATTATCAAGAGTGGAAGATGGAGAAACTTCTGCCATTATCCGTGACCGTGTGATCATTGCAAGAGATATTCAGGCAGAACGTTATAAAGGAGTTGACGGAGTGTATGCCAATGCACAGATCAGCAGTAAACAGTTAAAAGAAATCTGCGTCATCACACAAGCCGGACAAACATTATTAAAAGCAGCGATGGATAAACTGAACCTGAGTGCAAGAGCTTACGACCGGATATTAAAAGTAAGCCGAACCATTGCTGACCTTGCTCAAAGTGCTGATATTAAAATAGAGCATTTAGCAGAAGCTATACAATACCGGAGTTTAGACAGGGAAGGCTGGGCTGGGTAA
- a CDS encoding FAD-dependent oxidoreductase, whose protein sequence is MYDCIIIGAGYAGLTAARNLKRAGKNILLLEARDRVGGRIHTQWIDEKTYVDLGGQWIGPTQDKMYELCKEYRIDTFPTYDKGRSSLFFNNQLKRYKGIIPPLPLFALLSLNKGIKRINKLSKQINLEQPWLSPNAAEWDEMNTEQWMQQTMKNETARTMFRLAYEAIFASHPQHVSFLHSLVYTKSGKDFEVLMNIRNGAQQDRMLGGAQSICLKMAEELTNELQLNKAVVSISQNNDGVEVKGEGFSYAAKKVVIAVPPAVAGKIIYEQALPEKRILLMQQQFMGTVVKCYAIYKKPFWREKKLNGLCAMPDQYVSVTFDNSPKDGSKGILMGFSLAEKAKELMQFDEAARKDLVLDCFSRFLGDDAMRCELYIDKSFTDDAWSLGCYAGLMPPNAITSVGNTLREPCGHIHWAGTETSDGWNGYMEGAVRSGERVSNEILSLI, encoded by the coding sequence ATGTACGATTGCATCATTATCGGCGCCGGATATGCAGGTCTGACAGCAGCAAGAAATCTGAAACGTGCTGGAAAAAACATTCTCTTACTCGAAGCGAGGGATCGTGTTGGCGGACGTATTCATACACAATGGATCGATGAGAAGACCTATGTTGATCTTGGTGGACAATGGATCGGCCCGACACAGGATAAGATGTATGAACTCTGCAAAGAATACAGGATCGATACATTTCCAACCTATGATAAAGGAAGAAGCAGCTTGTTCTTCAACAATCAACTGAAACGCTATAAAGGGATCATTCCTCCTCTCCCGCTGTTTGCATTATTAAGTTTAAACAAAGGCATCAAACGCATCAATAAATTATCAAAGCAGATCAACCTTGAACAACCCTGGCTTTCCCCCAATGCTGCCGAATGGGATGAGATGAATACAGAACAATGGATGCAGCAAACGATGAAAAATGAAACAGCCAGAACTATGTTCCGGCTGGCTTATGAAGCAATCTTCGCTTCGCATCCGCAACATGTTTCATTCCTGCATTCTCTGGTCTATACAAAAAGCGGAAAAGATTTTGAAGTGCTGATGAATATCCGCAATGGTGCACAACAGGATCGTATGCTTGGTGGCGCTCAAAGTATTTGTTTAAAGATGGCTGAAGAATTGACTAACGAATTACAATTGAACAAAGCAGTTGTATCTATTTCCCAGAACAATGATGGAGTTGAAGTGAAAGGTGAAGGTTTTTCGTATGCTGCAAAAAAGGTCGTTATTGCTGTACCGCCCGCTGTTGCAGGTAAGATCATTTACGAACAGGCTTTACCAGAAAAAAGAATACTACTGATGCAGCAGCAATTCATGGGAACTGTAGTGAAATGCTATGCCATTTATAAAAAACCGTTCTGGCGTGAAAAGAAACTGAATGGTTTATGTGCCATGCCCGATCAGTATGTATCCGTTACATTCGACAACTCACCGAAAGATGGCAGCAAAGGAATTTTAATGGGATTTTCATTGGCAGAAAAAGCAAAAGAACTGATGCAGTTTGATGAAGCAGCCCGGAAAGATCTTGTGCTGGATTGTTTCAGCCGTTTCCTTGGTGATGATGCCATGCGCTGTGAATTGTATATCGACAAATCCTTTACAGATGATGCATGGAGCCTTGGCTGTTATGCAGGTTTGATGCCGCCCAATGCTATTACATCTGTTGGCAATACTTTGCGTGAACCCTGCGGCCATATTCATTGGGCAGGAACAGAAACCAGTGATGGGTGGAATGGATATATGGAAGGAGCTGTGAGAAGCGGGGAAAGAGTTAGTAATGAAATACTTTCGCTGATATAA
- a CDS encoding four helix bundle protein, producing the protein MLLNLSHKNLKAWQLSKQLQSEVRTITKQLPKDEEFVLRIQIRRAALSVLNNIAEGAARKTNAEKRRFYEISRSSLVEVDTDFEAMLELGYVKENEIEKTGKMLNEIFAMLSGMMTKLS; encoded by the coding sequence ATGTTGCTCAATCTATCACACAAAAATCTTAAAGCCTGGCAATTAAGTAAACAGTTACAATCTGAAGTTAGAACAATAACAAAACAGCTTCCAAAAGATGAAGAATTTGTTCTGAGGATTCAGATTCGCCGGGCGGCTTTATCTGTTTTGAATAATATTGCTGAAGGGGCAGCAAGAAAAACAAATGCTGAGAAAAGAAGATTTTATGAAATTTCCCGCTCTTCTCTTGTTGAAGTAGATACCGATTTTGAAGCAATGCTGGAGCTGGGTTATGTAAAAGAAAATGAAATTGAGAAAACAGGTAAAATGCTCAATGAAATTTTTGCCATGCTATCAGGTATGATGACCAAATTATCGTAA
- a CDS encoding carbon-nitrogen hydrolase family protein yields the protein MMNRAKEKGTGWSKLPEFKTRFDYIEDGIDSGKGNVIGIQPYLTALNYSTAFNFEISLRFYFEQLKRENKLTEKSVVLLPEYIGTWLVAANEKEKIYQQTTINDAMKTIVTSNLFKFFYSYTQSPAKDKTKYAIFHMKAKQMAEQYQQVFSILAKEYNCTIVAGSIALPDASINQEGNITIKKGGEIFNTSVVFGNDGKIIPPLVKKIFPIDSENGFTQCGSKEQQPIFQTKAGKMVVLICADSWYPEAYATIAGKVDFVVIPSLGAGTDSIWLAPWNGYNGFKAPADVDTTDYKKITEGDAWKKYSMGKRAVQSNIHYGLNVFFTGSMWDMKPEGRVLILNNDSLTVLPAAKGKGRMVNLWRR from the coding sequence ATGATGAACCGTGCAAAAGAAAAAGGAACCGGCTGGAGCAAATTACCCGAATTCAAAACAAGATTTGACTATATAGAAGATGGCATCGATTCAGGAAAAGGAAATGTGATTGGCATTCAGCCTTACCTCACTGCCCTTAATTATTCAACTGCTTTTAACTTTGAAATATCTCTCCGTTTTTATTTTGAACAGTTGAAACGGGAAAACAAACTGACAGAAAAATCGGTTGTTTTACTGCCTGAATACATCGGCACCTGGCTGGTGGCAGCAAATGAAAAAGAAAAAATTTACCAGCAAACAACGATCAACGATGCAATGAAAACCATTGTTACCTCAAACCTGTTTAAATTTTTTTACAGCTATACCCAGTCGCCTGCAAAAGATAAAACCAAATATGCCATCTTTCACATGAAAGCAAAACAAATGGCAGAACAGTATCAGCAGGTGTTTTCAATACTGGCAAAAGAATACAACTGTACCATTGTTGCCGGTTCTATTGCACTGCCAGATGCTTCGATTAATCAAGAAGGAAACATCACCATAAAAAAAGGCGGAGAAATTTTTAATACCTCTGTTGTGTTTGGCAATGATGGGAAGATCATTCCTCCACTGGTGAAAAAAATATTTCCCATCGACAGTGAAAATGGTTTTACACAATGCGGCAGCAAAGAACAGCAACCCATCTTTCAAACAAAAGCAGGGAAAATGGTTGTTTTGATTTGTGCCGACAGCTGGTATCCTGAAGCCTATGCAACCATTGCCGGCAAAGTTGACTTCGTTGTTATACCATCCCTTGGTGCTGGAACAGACAGTATTTGGTTAGCACCATGGAACGGATATAATGGATTTAAAGCTCCGGCTGATGTAGATACAACTGATTACAAAAAAATTACAGAAGGTGATGCATGGAAAAAATACAGCATGGGTAAACGTGCAGTTCAATCAAATATTCATTACGGACTGAATGTGTTTTTCACCGGAAGCATGTGGGATATGAAACCCGAAGGAAGAGTACTGATTTTAAACAATGATTCACTAACTGTGTTACCTGCTGCAAAAGGGAAAGGACGGATGGTGAATTTGTGGAGGAGATAA